In a genomic window of Gloeocapsopsis dulcis:
- a CDS encoding EamA family transporter, whose protein sequence is MKTLRVVLSYTAAAPPHIWFVISAIFHYLGPSFAVLLFQYVGVLGVAWFRIASAAMIFAIWTRPWKSFRSANREVLILLWLLGACLALMNSTFYLAIDRLPLSLVAAIEFVGTIAIALFGLRSVHNYIALSLAAIGAFILTGIHWSSDPLGLTYAIINGLLFMSYIVLGHRIARQGAGEGVGRLGAAMAAAFIVVMPIGFSQAVAALPYPTLILAGIGVGVCSSVIPYVCDQLAMSRIPRNTFALMLALLPATATIVGAIVLGQIPTLKDAIGILLVMVGVAIHKPARVDG, encoded by the coding sequence ATGAAAACATTAAGAGTTGTTTTATCGTATACTGCGGCTGCACCACCTCACATTTGGTTTGTTATAAGTGCAATTTTTCACTATCTTGGTCCGTCCTTTGCGGTGCTTCTATTTCAATACGTAGGTGTGCTTGGCGTTGCTTGGTTTCGGATTGCTAGCGCAGCAATGATCTTTGCAATATGGACTAGACCTTGGAAAAGTTTTCGTTCAGCAAATCGAGAAGTCCTGATTCTGCTCTGGCTACTTGGTGCTTGTCTTGCTTTGATGAATAGCACATTCTATCTTGCCATAGATCGCCTACCACTCAGTTTAGTCGCGGCTATCGAGTTTGTCGGCACAATTGCGATCGCTTTATTCGGATTAAGGTCGGTGCACAACTATATAGCGCTGTCGCTGGCAGCAATTGGAGCTTTTATTCTAACTGGTATTCATTGGTCTAGCGACCCGTTGGGACTAACCTATGCCATAATTAACGGCTTACTATTCATGTCCTACATCGTTCTTGGACATCGAATAGCACGTCAGGGTGCAGGAGAAGGCGTTGGTCGCCTTGGTGCTGCGATGGCTGCTGCATTCATTGTTGTGATGCCAATTGGGTTTAGTCAAGCAGTAGCCGCGCTACCTTATCCTACACTCATTCTTGCAGGAATTGGGGTTGGCGTTTGTTCCTCTGTAATTCCTTACGTTTGCGACCAGCTTGCGATGTCTCGCATTCCACGAAATACCTTCGCACTGATGCTAGCATTACTCCCTGCAACTGCAACGATCGTTGGTGCAATTGTACTTGGTCAGATTCCCACTTTAAAAGACGCTATAGGCATTTTGCTTGTCATGGTTGGTGTCGCAATTCACAAACCAGCCCGTGTAGATGGATAA
- the mnmA gene encoding tRNA 2-thiouridine(34) synthase MnmA produces the protein MKKVVVGLSGGVDSSTAAAVLQQQGYEVIGLTLWLMKGKGQCCSEGMIDAASICEQLGIEHHVVDIREVFQTNIVDYLVAGYSAGITPLPCSQCNKTVKFGSMLDYAREHLGVDKIATGHYARITYNTAANRYQLRRAVDRNKDQTYFLYDLSQDLLAGTVFPLGETTKAETRQIAAQFDLKTANKPESQDLCLVEANGSMRQFLDKYITPKQGEIVDAAGKVLGQHKGVHHYTIGQRKGLGIAAAEPLYVIGLDAVMNRVIVGDRTSATQSECMVQRVNWVSIAEPAAPIRAEVQVRYRSHPVAVTVIPLDNSRVKLVFDEPQFSITPGQAAVWYDSDTVLGGGVIERDN, from the coding sequence ATGAAAAAAGTCGTAGTTGGTCTATCTGGTGGCGTTGATAGTTCCACAGCTGCTGCCGTTTTACAACAGCAAGGTTATGAAGTTATAGGTCTTACCCTTTGGCTAATGAAGGGTAAAGGTCAGTGCTGTTCTGAAGGTATGATTGATGCGGCTTCTATTTGCGAACAGTTGGGAATTGAGCATCACGTTGTCGATATTCGCGAAGTCTTTCAAACTAACATCGTCGATTATTTGGTTGCGGGTTACAGTGCAGGAATAACACCATTACCGTGTTCGCAGTGCAATAAAACGGTTAAGTTTGGTTCCATGCTAGATTACGCTCGCGAACACTTAGGCGTTGATAAAATTGCTACAGGTCACTATGCCAGAATCACGTACAATACTGCGGCAAACCGCTATCAATTGCGTCGTGCGGTAGATCGTAACAAAGATCAAACTTACTTTTTATACGATTTATCACAAGATCTACTTGCAGGAACAGTGTTTCCATTAGGGGAAACAACAAAGGCAGAAACACGGCAAATTGCCGCTCAATTTGACCTAAAAACTGCTAACAAGCCAGAAAGTCAAGATTTATGCTTAGTTGAAGCTAACGGCTCGATGCGACAGTTTCTGGATAAGTACATTACGCCGAAACAAGGTGAGATTGTTGATGCTGCGGGAAAAGTGTTAGGACAACACAAAGGCGTACATCATTACACGATTGGACAGCGTAAAGGCTTGGGAATTGCTGCGGCTGAACCATTGTATGTTATTGGCTTAGATGCTGTAATGAATCGAGTCATTGTTGGCGATCGCACTAGCGCTACGCAATCAGAATGTATGGTACAAAGAGTTAACTGGGTTTCGATTGCAGAACCTGCTGCACCAATTCGTGCGGAAGTACAAGTACGTTATCGTTCGCATCCAGTTGCTGTTACAGTTATTCCCCTAGACAACTCCCGTGTCAAGCTAGTGTTTGATGAACCACAATTTAGTATCACCCCTGGTCAAGCTGCGGTTTGGTACGATAGCGACACAGTGCTAGGCGGCGGTGTAATTGAACGAGATAACTAA
- a CDS encoding DUF1622 domain-containing protein — protein sequence MMSVPSTIENFKLVIDVETVVRILDQQVVSVIQLLALFVISIGIIKALLIFVQQALFQSHSSTAFQKSRLEMGYAFSLGLSFLVGASILKTIVAPSWDDIGKLGATILIRTVLNYLLLQAIAKQSITNNTITDNQPREMIVSAK from the coding sequence ATGATGTCAGTACCAAGTACAATAGAAAATTTTAAATTAGTTATAGATGTAGAAACAGTCGTTCGGATTTTAGATCAACAAGTTGTAAGTGTTATTCAATTACTTGCACTTTTTGTCATCTCTATAGGAATTATTAAAGCTTTACTGATTTTTGTTCAACAAGCTTTATTTCAATCTCATTCTAGTACTGCTTTTCAAAAAAGCCGCTTAGAAATGGGATATGCTTTTTCTTTAGGACTAAGCTTTCTTGTTGGTGCTAGCATCTTAAAGACAATTGTTGCGCCTAGTTGGGACGATATTGGCAAACTAGGTGCAACTATCTTGATTCGGACAGTTCTCAATTATCTCCTCCTACAAGCAATTGCGAAGCAATCAATCACAAACAATACCATTACTGATAATCAGCCCAGAGAGATGATTGTAAGTGCCAAGTAG